The following are encoded together in the Lathyrus oleraceus cultivar Zhongwan6 chromosome 3, CAAS_Psat_ZW6_1.0, whole genome shotgun sequence genome:
- the LOC127129316 gene encoding histone-lysine N-methyltransferase, H3 lysine-9 specific SUVH5 codes for MDPSHLQLLKRERDTQYQLMSKRRVTQNGRLSPFRTNTQLKPFQVTQNCGSSFSKTGPQFKPHEAPSSKTGSQLKAFQVIKNGRPSSSKKAPLVKPFNLSSKTIVPKNINTKKTWPNVQRTTEPEKTNPPLFKSFKKKVEDKNLHLQRYSDDATYRNNKEKERTTFKNQSSLVSHDSAKNKVKCALNHFQTCVRISTLSGNAIPMEASKILKRRGKFLHEGKKIIGDVPGIEVGDMFQYFEVLNVVGLHRNIFNGIDHVRYNGELIATSVVSCRLYDDELDDAEVVISTGEEGNVINNHNQLKENLALMTSYYAKNPVRVIINLNSNNGSGSFNGDEKYCYYGVYKVDRVHPEIGKSGYKFLLVKSPYQKKIACNELRKYKKIVKREKCLKFVKDISEGKEYFPIPMTNCVDSESVPDFQYITRMVNHERCKSKRFNHLKGNVGFECVGNYSDSDKCSCVVKNGRKFPFNRNGTIEVTEKNIIYECGHYCKCSSKCCNRVSQYKIKFPLEIFKTKEKGWGVRSEKKIPSGSFICEYLGEIIEDKKAVKMIDNDEYLFNIGNTNHKDGVFTIDAGKCGNVARFINHSCSPNLFCQNILFDHDDVRIPHIMLFAAEDIPQKTELTYNYNYKIDQVVDNGVVKKKYCYCGASECVGRLY; via the coding sequence ATGGACCCATCACATCTACAGCTTCTTAAAAGAGAGAGGGATACACAATATCAATTAATGTCAAAGCGCCGAGTAACCCAAAATGGAAGACTATCCCCTTTTAGAACAAACACACAACTTAAACCATTCCAAGTAACCCAAAATTGTGGATCCTCCTTTTCCAAAACAGGCCCACAATTTAAACCACATGAAGCCCCTTCTTCTAAAACAGGCTCACAACTTAAAGCATTTCAAGTAATCAAAAATGGTAGGCCTTCCTCTTCTAAAAAAGCCCCACTGGTAAAACCATTTAATCTCTCTAGCAAGACAATAGTTCCTAAAAACATCAACACTAAGAAAACATGGCCAAATGTTCAAAGAACCACTGAACCTGAGAAAACCAACCCACCACTATTCAAAAGCTTCAAAAAGAAAGTTGAAGATAAGAATCTGCATTTACAACGTTATTCTGATGATGCAACTTACAGAAACAACAAAGAGAAAGAAAGAACAACCTTCAAAAACCAGTCTTCATTGGTTTCTCATGATAGTGCAAAGAACAAAGTTAAATGTGCATTGAATCACTTTCAAACTTGTGTCAGGATATCTACTCTATCCGGTAATGCAATTCCTATGGAAGCATCTAAAATTCTGAAACGTAGAGGCAAGTTTCTTCACGAAGGGAAAAAGATTATAGGAGATGTCCCTGGAATAGAAGTTGGTGACATGTTTCAGTATTTTGAAGTTCTGAATGTTGTGGGTCTCCATCGTAATATCTTCAACGGAATTGATCATGTGAGATACAATGGGGAGTTGATTGCAACTAGCGTTGTTTCATGCCGGTTATATGATGATGAATTGGATGATGCAGAAGTGGTGATTTCTACAGGAGAAGAAGGTAATGTTATTAATAATCATAATCAACTTAAAGAAAATCTTGCATTGATGACAAGTTATTATGCTAAGAATCCTGTTAGAGTTATAATTAATTTAAATTCCAATAATGGTAGTGGTAGTTTCAATGGTGATGAAAAATATTGTTACTATGGTGTTTACAAGGTTGACAGGGTTCATCCAGAAATTGGAAAATCAGGTTACAAGTTTCTTTTGGTTAAATCACCTTATCAGAAAAAGATTGCTTGCAATGAATTGAGGAAGTATAAAAAAATTGTTAAAAGAGAAAAGTGTTTGAAATTTGTTAAAGATATTTCTGAGGGAAAAGAGTACTTTCCTATACCTATGACTAATTGTGTGGATTCTGAAAGTGTTCCGGATTTTCAATACATTACTCGCATGGTTAATCATGAAAGGTGTAAGTCGAAAAGGTTTAATCATCTTAAAGGCAATGTTGGATTTGAATGTGTTGGTAATTATTCTGATTCAGATAAATGTTCATGTGTTGTGAAGAATGGACGAAAATTTCCATTTAATAGGAATGGAACTATTGAGGTAACAGAAAAGAATATAATTTATGAGTGTGGTCATTATTGTAAGTGTTCTTCAAAATGTTGTAATAGAGTTTCtcaatataaaataaaatttcCACTTGAGATTTTCAAGACTAAGGAAAAAGGGTGGGGTGTGCGATCAGAAAAGAAAATTCCTTCAGGAAGTTTTATATGTGAGTATTTAGGTGAGATAATTGAAGATAAGAAAGCTGTGAAAATGATTGACAATGACGAGTATTTATTTAACATTGGTAATACAAATCACAAGGATGGTGTGTTTACCATTGATGCTGGTAAGTGTGGCAATGTGGCGAGATTTATCAACCACAGTTGTTCTCCGAATTTGTTTTGTCAAAATATTCTTTTTGATCATGATGATGTTAGGATTCCACACATCATGCTATTTGCAGCTGAAGATATTCCGCAAAAGACAGAGCTGACTTACAATTACAATTACAAGATAGATCAAGTAGTTGATAATGGAGTTGTGAAGAAAAAGTATTGCTATTGTGGAGCTTCCGAATGCGTTGGTAGACTATATTAA
- the LOC127129315 gene encoding histone-lysine N-methyltransferase, H3 lysine-9 specific SUVH5, giving the protein MDPSHLQLLKRERDTQYQLMSKRRVTQNGRLSPFRTNTQLKPFQVTQNCGSSFSKTGPQFKPHEAPSSKTGSQLKAFQVIKNGRPSSSKTAPLVKPFNVSNKTIVPKNINTKKTWPNVQRTTEPEKTNPPLFKSFKKKVEDKNLHLQRYSDDATYRNNKEKERTTFKNQSSLVSHDSAKNKVKCALNHFQTCVRISTLSGNAIPMEASNILKRRGKFLHEGKKIIGDVPGIEVGDMFQYFEVLNVVGLHRNIFNGIDHVRYNGELIATSVVSCRLYDDELDDAEVVISTGEEGNVINNHNQLKENLALMTSYYAKNPVRVIINLNSNNGSGSVNGDEKYCYYGVYKVDRVHPEIGKSGYKFLLVKSPYQKKIACNELRKYKKIVKREKCLKFVKDISEGKEYFPIPMTNCVDSESVPDFQYITCMVNHERCKSKRFNHLNGNVGFECVGNYSDSDKCSCVVKNGRKFPFNRNGTIEVTEKNIIYECGHYCKCSSKCCNRVSQYKIKFPLEIFKTKEKGWGVRSEKKIPSGSFICEYLGEIIEDKKAVKMIDNDEYLFNIGNTNHKDGVFTIDAGKCGNVARFINHSCSPNLFCQNILFDHDDVRIPHIMLFAAEDIPQKTELTYNYNYKIDQVVDNGVVKKKYCYCGASECVGRLY; this is encoded by the coding sequence ATGGACCCATCACATCTACAGCTTCTTAAAAGAGAGAGGGATACACAATATCAATTAATGTCAAAGCGCCGAGTAACCCAAAATGGAAGACTATCCCCTTTTAGAACAAACACACAACTTAAACCATTCCAAGTAACCCAAAATTGTGGATCCTCCTTTTCCAAAACAGGCCCACAATTTAAACCACATGAAGCCCCTTCTTCTAAAACAGGCTCACAACTTAAAGCATTTCAAGTAATCAAAAATGGTAGGCCTTCCTCTTCTAAAACAGCCCCACTGGTAAAACCATTTAATGTCTCCAACAAGACAATAGTTCCTAAAAACATCAACACTAAGAAAACATGGCCAAATGTTCAAAGAACCACTGAACCTGAGAAAACCAACCCACCACTATTCAAAAGCTTCAAAAAGAAAGTTGAAGATAAGAATCTGCATTTACAACGTTATTCTGATGATGCAACTTACAGAAACAACAAAGAGAAAGAAAGAACAACCTTCAAAAACCAGTCTTCATTGGTTTCTCATGATAGTGCAAAGAACAAAGTTAAATGTGCATTGAATCACTTTCAAACTTGTGTCAGGATATCTACTCTATCCGGTAATGCAATTCCTATGGAAGCATCTAATATTCTGAAACGTAGAGGCAAGTTTCTTCACGAAGGGAAAAAGATTATAGGAGATGTCCCTGGAATAGAAGTTGGTGACATGTTTCAGTATTTTGAAGTTCTGAATGTTGTGGGTCTCCATCGTAATATCTTCAACGGAATTGATCATGTGAGATACAATGGGGAGTTGATTGCAACTAGCGTTGTTTCATGCCGGTTATATGATGATGAATTGGATGATGCAGAAGTGGTGATTTCTACAGGAGAAGAAGGTAATGTTATTAATAATCATAATCAACTTAAAGAAAATCTTGCATTGATGACAAGTTATTATGCTAAGAATCCTGTTAGAGTTATAATTAATTTAAATTCCAATAATGGTAGTGGTAGTGTCAATGGTGATGAAAAATATTGTTACTATGGTGTTTACAAGGTTGACAGGGTTCATCCAGAAATTGGAAAATCAGGTTACAAGTTTCTTTTGGTTAAATCACCTTATCAGAAAAAGATTGCTTGCAATGAATTGAGGAAGTATAAAAAAATTGTTAAAAGAGAAAAGTGTTTGAAATTTGTTAAAGATATTTCTGAGGGAAAAGAGTACTTTCCTATACCTATGACTAATTGTGTGGATTCTGAAAGTGTTCCGGATTTTCAATACATTACTTGCATGGTTAATCATGAAAGGTGTAAGTCGAAAAGGTTTAATCATCTTAATGGCAATGTTGGATTTGAATGTGTTGGTAATTATTCTGATTCAGATAAATGTTCATGTGTTGTGAAGAATGGACGAAAATTTCCATTTAACAGGAATGGAACTATTGAGGTAACAGAAAAGAATATAATTTATGAGTGTGGTCATTATTGTAAGTGTTCTTCAAAATGTTGTAATAGAGTTTCtcaatataaaataaaatttcCACTTGAGATTTTCAAGACTAAGGAAAAAGGGTGGGGTGTGCGATCAGAAAAGAAAATTCCTTCAGGAAGTTTTATATGTGAGTATTTAGGTGAGATAATTGAAGATAAGAAAGCTGTGAAAATGATTGACAATGACGAGTATTTATTTAACATTGGTAATACAAATCACAAGGATGGTGTGTTTACCATTGATGCTGGTAAGTGTGGCAATGTGGCGAGATTTATCAACCACAGTTGTTCTCCGAATTTGTTTTGTCAAAATATTCTTTTTGATCATGATGATGTTAGGATTCCACACATCATGCTATTTGCAGCCGAAGATATTCCGCAAAAGACAGAGCTGACTTACAATTACAATTACAAGATAGATCAAGTAGTTGATAATGGAGTTGTGAAGAAAAAGTATTGCTATTGTGGAGCTTCCGAATGCGTTGGTAGACTATATTAA